Proteins encoded within one genomic window of Acidovorax sp. 107:
- a CDS encoding long-chain fatty acid--CoA ligase gives MLTTFPQLLLKHAAERPDAPALREKEYGIWQTHSWADLVRLVEQVAAGLHLAGLKRHEHMVVVGANRPRLYATMLAAQSLGAIPVPLYQDAVAAECIYPLNNAEVRFCLVEDQEQVDKLLEIREQCPQISNIYFDDPRGLRNYAEPGLASLDALIESGKAFAAQNPGWFKAEVAKAQPGDVAAMFFTSGTTGNPKGVVHTHSTLLDRASAGAEFDKLTSSEEVLAYLPPAWIGQNIFSYAQWLACGYVVNCPESASTVTIDLKEVGPTYYFAPPRIFEGLLTSVMIRMEDAGAIKRKMFEACMAVAKRVGPALMDGEPVGTLDRIKYALGNLLVYGPLRNNLGFSRVRVAYTAGEAIGPDLFTFYRSIGINLKQLYGSTETAVFVCLQPDNQARADTVGVPIRGVEIKVADNGEILVKSAGLLKEYYKNPAATAEVLTADGWYHTSDAGFLDAHGHLKIIDRVKDVGRILGGANDGAMFAPKYVENKLKFFPHIKEVVALGDKREKVCVMVNIDFDAVGNWAERRNLPYAGYTDLAQKPEVYELIRECIEKVNADLATDAMLAGSQVSRFLVLHKELDADDGELTRTNKVRRGFIADKYGVLVDALYAGRTEQYIETQVKFEDGRTGSVSATLKLSDTKTFAPVKSAA, from the coding sequence ATGTTGACCACGTTCCCGCAACTGCTGCTCAAGCACGCCGCCGAGCGCCCCGACGCCCCGGCCCTGCGCGAAAAAGAATATGGCATCTGGCAAACCCACAGCTGGGCCGACCTGGTGCGCCTGGTGGAACAGGTGGCCGCCGGCCTGCACCTCGCCGGCCTGAAGCGCCACGAGCACATGGTGGTGGTGGGCGCCAACCGCCCCCGCCTGTACGCTACCATGCTGGCCGCGCAGTCGCTGGGCGCCATCCCGGTGCCGTTGTATCAGGATGCGGTGGCCGCCGAATGCATCTACCCGCTCAACAATGCCGAGGTGCGCTTCTGCCTGGTGGAAGATCAGGAGCAGGTAGACAAGCTGCTCGAAATCCGCGAGCAATGCCCGCAGATTTCCAACATCTACTTTGACGACCCGCGCGGCCTGCGCAATTACGCAGAGCCAGGCCTCGCCTCGCTGGACGCTCTGATCGAGTCCGGCAAGGCCTTTGCCGCCCAAAACCCCGGCTGGTTCAAGGCCGAAGTGGCAAAAGCCCAGCCCGGCGATGTGGCCGCAATGTTCTTCACCTCGGGCACCACGGGCAACCCCAAGGGCGTGGTGCACACCCACAGCACGCTGCTGGACCGCGCCAGTGCAGGGGCAGAGTTCGACAAGCTCACCAGCAGCGAGGAAGTGCTGGCCTACCTGCCACCCGCCTGGATCGGGCAAAACATCTTCAGCTACGCGCAGTGGCTGGCTTGCGGCTACGTGGTCAACTGCCCAGAGTCGGCCAGCACGGTGACCATCGACCTCAAGGAAGTGGGCCCCACCTACTACTTTGCGCCCCCCCGCATTTTTGAAGGCCTGCTCACCAGCGTGATGATCCGCATGGAAGACGCGGGCGCCATCAAGCGCAAGATGTTCGAGGCCTGCATGGCAGTGGCCAAGCGCGTGGGCCCGGCCCTGATGGACGGCGAGCCTGTGGGCACCCTGGACCGCATCAAGTACGCGCTGGGCAACCTGCTGGTGTACGGCCCGCTGCGCAACAACCTGGGCTTTTCCCGCGTGCGGGTGGCCTACACGGCGGGCGAGGCCATCGGGCCCGACCTGTTCACCTTCTACCGCTCCATCGGCATCAACCTCAAGCAGCTGTACGGCTCCACCGAGACCGCTGTGTTCGTGTGCCTGCAGCCCGACAACCAGGCGCGCGCCGACACCGTGGGCGTGCCGATTCGTGGCGTCGAGATCAAGGTCGCCGACAACGGCGAGATCCTGGTCAAGTCGGCCGGCTTGCTCAAGGAATACTACAAGAACCCTGCTGCCACGGCCGAGGTGCTGACAGCCGACGGCTGGTACCACACCAGCGACGCAGGCTTTCTGGATGCGCACGGCCACCTCAAGATCATCGACCGCGTCAAGGACGTGGGCCGCATCCTGGGCGGCGCCAACGACGGCGCCATGTTTGCGCCCAAGTACGTGGAGAACAAGCTCAAGTTCTTCCCGCACATCAAGGAAGTCGTGGCCCTGGGCGACAAGCGCGAGAAGGTCTGCGTGATGGTCAACATCGACTTCGACGCCGTGGGCAACTGGGCCGAGCGCCGCAACCTGCCCTATGCCGGCTACACCGACCTGGCCCAAAAGCCCGAGGTGTATGAGCTGATCCGCGAGTGCATCGAAAAGGTCAACGCCGACCTGGCCACCGACGCCATGCTCGCGGGCAGCCAGGTCAGCCGCTTCCTGGTGCTGCACAAGGAGCTGGATGCCGATGACGGCGAACTCACCCGCACCAACAAGGTCCGCCGCGGCTTCATTGCCGACAAGTACGGCGTGCTGGTGGATGCACTGTATGCAGGCCGCACCGAGCAGTACATCGAGACGCAGGTGAAGTTTGAAGACGGCCGCACGGGCAGCGTGAGCGCCACGCTCAAGCTGTCGGACACCAAGACCTTTGCGCCTGTGAAGAGTGCCGCATGA
- a CDS encoding ABC transporter substrate-binding protein encodes MTQPSSTTARPHHPAPTALRPLARRQVLAAAAATAAAVGLPGLGWSGAARAQEGAIKIAQSTALTGPLGDLGSAMHQGAKAAFAGINARGGVHGKAIELVTQDDTYDVPKALANVEQFLADPGYFALFNCMGTPMIDAMLPKVIESGIPFFAPFTGAQLSRTKNARNVFNIRASYADEAEKLVQHLSTIGIQRIGIVYQNNSFGKEVFNAAKQSMDRLKLPEAVAVTVENNASDAGSAAAKLAGGNLEAIVIGLAGKPTLEFVKAFRALKRGVTLYALSVMGTPATVKALGADATGMAISQVVPLPSNVVMPVVREFQAAWKASGATAEPSHLALEGYINARVFAEALQRAGRNPTRAAFIDATWNLKKWDLGGFEISASTPDRNASRFVELTLVGRDGRFLR; translated from the coding sequence ATGACCCAACCATCTTCCACCACCGCACGCCCCCACCACCCCGCGCCCACCGCACTGCGCCCCCTGGCCCGCCGCCAAGTGCTGGCCGCTGCAGCCGCCACCGCAGCGGCCGTGGGCCTGCCCGGGCTGGGCTGGAGCGGCGCAGCCCGCGCGCAGGAGGGCGCCATCAAGATCGCACAGTCCACCGCCCTCACCGGCCCGCTGGGCGATCTGGGCTCGGCCATGCACCAGGGCGCCAAGGCCGCGTTTGCGGGCATCAATGCGCGCGGCGGCGTGCACGGCAAGGCCATCGAACTCGTCACCCAGGACGACACCTACGACGTGCCCAAGGCGCTGGCCAACGTGGAGCAGTTTCTGGCCGACCCTGGGTACTTTGCGCTGTTCAACTGCATGGGCACGCCCATGATCGACGCCATGCTGCCCAAGGTGATCGAGAGCGGCATCCCGTTTTTTGCGCCCTTCACCGGCGCGCAGCTCAGCCGCACCAAGAACGCCCGCAACGTGTTCAACATCCGCGCCAGCTATGCCGACGAGGCCGAGAAGCTGGTGCAGCACCTGTCCACCATCGGCATCCAGCGCATTGGCATCGTCTACCAGAACAACTCGTTCGGCAAAGAGGTGTTCAACGCGGCCAAGCAGTCCATGGACCGGCTCAAGCTGCCCGAGGCCGTCGCGGTGACCGTGGAGAACAATGCCTCGGACGCGGGCAGCGCCGCAGCCAAGCTGGCCGGCGGCAACCTGGAGGCCATCGTGATTGGCCTGGCGGGCAAACCCACGCTGGAGTTTGTGAAGGCGTTCCGCGCGCTCAAGCGGGGCGTGACGCTGTACGCGCTGTCGGTCATGGGCACCCCGGCCACCGTCAAGGCCCTGGGCGCGGACGCCACGGGCATGGCGATCTCGCAGGTGGTGCCCCTGCCCTCCAACGTGGTGATGCCCGTGGTGCGCGAGTTCCAGGCCGCCTGGAAGGCCTCGGGCGCCACGGCCGAGCCTTCGCATCTGGCGCTGGAGGGCTACATCAACGCCCGCGTGTTTGCCGAGGCTTTGCAGCGCGCAGGCCGCAACCCCACCCGCGCAGCCTTCATCGACGCCACCTGGAACCTGAAAAAGTGGGACCTGGGCGGGTTCGAGATCAGCGCCAGCACGCCCGACCGCAACGCCTCGCGCTTTGTCGAACTCACGCTGGTGGGGCGCGATGGGCGGTTCTTGCGATAG
- a CDS encoding branched-chain amino acid ABC transporter permease produces the protein MLYRENGQFKTSYRADQQIFPIAQDRLAIGIILAIAFIAVPMLASDYIFRAILIPFVIMALAALGVNILVGYCGQISLGSGAFMAVGAYGAYNFFVRFPGMPLIPALILGGLCATFFGILFGLPSLRVKGLYLAVATLAAQFFSDWMFLRIKWFTNNSDSGSVSVNNLQVLGMPIESATSKYLFCLALLVIVALLAKNLVRGAIGREWMAIRDMDVAAAVIGIRPMYAKLSAFAVSSFIVGMAGALWAFVHLGAWEPAAFSVEISFRLLFMVIIGGLGSIMGGFFGAAFIVVLPIVLNQFLPAFMGLFGIEVSTAGVSHAELMIFGALIVWFLIVEPHGLAKLWSTAKQKLRLWPFPH, from the coding sequence ATGCTCTACCGCGAAAACGGCCAGTTCAAGACGAGCTACCGCGCTGACCAGCAGATCTTCCCGATCGCACAGGACCGCCTGGCCATCGGGATCATCCTGGCCATTGCCTTCATCGCCGTCCCCATGTTGGCCAGCGACTACATCTTCCGCGCCATCCTGATCCCCTTCGTCATCATGGCGTTGGCGGCCCTGGGAGTGAACATCCTGGTGGGCTACTGCGGGCAGATCTCGCTGGGCTCCGGCGCGTTCATGGCCGTGGGCGCCTACGGGGCCTACAACTTCTTCGTGCGCTTTCCGGGCATGCCGCTGATTCCTGCCTTGATCCTGGGCGGGCTGTGCGCCACGTTCTTCGGCATCCTTTTCGGGCTGCCCAGCCTGCGCGTCAAGGGGCTGTACCTGGCGGTGGCTACGCTGGCCGCACAGTTCTTCAGCGACTGGATGTTCCTGCGCATCAAGTGGTTCACCAACAACTCCGATTCGGGCTCGGTGTCAGTCAACAACCTGCAGGTGCTGGGCATGCCCATCGAAAGCGCCACCAGCAAGTACCTGTTCTGCCTGGCGTTGCTGGTCATCGTGGCCCTGCTGGCCAAGAACCTGGTGCGCGGCGCGATTGGCCGCGAGTGGATGGCCATCCGCGACATGGACGTGGCTGCCGCCGTGATCGGCATCCGCCCCATGTACGCCAAGCTCAGCGCGTTTGCCGTCAGCTCCTTCATCGTGGGCATGGCCGGTGCGCTGTGGGCCTTTGTGCACCTGGGCGCGTGGGAGCCTGCGGCCTTCTCGGTGGAGATTTCATTCCGCCTGCTGTTCATGGTGATCATCGGCGGGCTGGGTTCGATCATGGGCGGCTTCTTTGGCGCGGCCTTCATCGTGGTGTTGCCCATCGTGCTCAACCAGTTCCTGCCCGCCTTCATGGGGCTCTTTGGCATCGAGGTGTCCACGGCGGGCGTGTCGCATGCCGAGCTGATGATCTTCGGCGCGCTGATCGTGTGGTTCCTGATCGTGGAGCCCCATGGCCTGGCCAAGCTCTGGTCCACCGCCAAGCAGAAGCTGCGCCTGTGGCCCTTCCCGCACTGA
- a CDS encoding general secretion pathway protein GspB: MSYILDALRRAEAERGRGAVPGIHTPAVPVPGALPVAERSAISPVLVAVAVVAVAAAAAGGTWWVLQRPVPAGAVVVAAAPATSAAVAPSMPAVASTAPPAAVAPPEPAPAAAPAVTPPPAPAPRAAAPERERPAPSPSIAPRSPAADPERPRPAAPALRERTPAAPAPRAADVAAANPAPAAAPAATGTVFAQADLPEAVRAQLPSLKISGVTYSSNSVYRMAIVNGQVLHEGDPAGPGLLLEKIEPGRTIWSFKGYRYGLASQ, translated from the coding sequence GTGTCTTACATCCTTGACGCGCTGCGGCGCGCAGAAGCCGAACGGGGCCGTGGCGCCGTGCCCGGCATCCATACACCGGCGGTGCCCGTACCCGGTGCCTTGCCGGTGGCAGAGCGGTCGGCCATCAGCCCGGTGCTGGTGGCTGTGGCGGTGGTTGCTGTGGCCGCCGCGGCGGCCGGCGGCACCTGGTGGGTCTTGCAGCGGCCGGTTCCTGCGGGTGCCGTCGTGGTGGCTGCAGCGCCTGCTACTTCTGCGGCCGTGGCTCCGTCCATGCCGGCGGTAGCGTCCACGGCGCCACCCGCTGCCGTCGCCCCCCCGGAACCGGCCCCTGCCGCTGCGCCAGCGGTAACGCCCCCTCCGGCACCCGCGCCGCGCGCGGCGGCACCGGAGCGGGAGCGGCCTGCGCCCAGCCCTTCCATAGCGCCTCGCTCCCCTGCCGCCGACCCCGAGCGGCCGCGCCCTGCAGCGCCCGCCCTGCGCGAGCGCACGCCCGCAGCCCCCGCCCCGCGTGCCGCAGACGTAGCAGCGGCCAACCCCGCTCCTGCCGCAGCCCCGGCCGCCACGGGCACCGTGTTTGCGCAAGCCGATCTGCCCGAAGCCGTGCGGGCACAGCTGCCGTCACTCAAGATTTCTGGGGTCACCTATTCCAGCAACTCGGTGTACCGCATGGCCATCGTCAACGGCCAGGTGCTGCACGAGGGCGACCCGGCCGGGCCGGGCCTGCTGCTGGAGAAGATCGAACCCGGTCGCACCATCTGGTCGTTCAAGGGCTACCGGTACGGGCTGGCGTCGCAGTAA
- a CDS encoding branched-chain amino acid ABC transporter permease, producing the protein MAFFLETLIGGLMAGMLYSLVALGFVLIYKASGVFNFAQGAMVLFAALAMARFAEWIPKWTGISSPIVANLAAFVIAGAIMFVVAWLIEKLVLRHLVNQEGATLLMATLGITYFMEGLGQTLFGSDIYKIDVGMPKEPIFALESMFQGGILINKEDVIAAAIAAALVALLSVFFQKTSTGRALRAVADDHQAAQSIGIPLNRIWVIVWCVAGVVALVAGMIWGSKLGVQFSLTTVALRALPVVILGGLTSVPGAIIGGLIIGVGEKLSEVYLGPFVGGGIEIWFAYVLALVFLLFRPQGLFGEKIIDRV; encoded by the coding sequence ATGGCATTCTTTCTCGAAACACTGATCGGCGGCCTCATGGCCGGCATGCTGTATTCACTGGTGGCACTGGGCTTTGTGCTGATCTACAAAGCCTCGGGCGTGTTCAACTTTGCGCAGGGCGCGATGGTGCTGTTCGCAGCGCTGGCCATGGCCCGCTTTGCTGAGTGGATCCCCAAGTGGACGGGCATCAGCAGCCCCATCGTGGCCAACCTGGCGGCCTTTGTGATCGCAGGCGCCATCATGTTCGTGGTGGCCTGGCTGATTGAAAAACTGGTGCTGCGCCACCTCGTGAACCAGGAAGGCGCCACGCTGCTCATGGCCACGCTGGGCATCACCTACTTCATGGAAGGCCTGGGCCAGACGCTGTTTGGCAGCGACATCTACAAGATCGACGTGGGCATGCCCAAGGAGCCCATCTTCGCGCTGGAGTCCATGTTCCAGGGCGGCATCCTGATCAACAAGGAAGACGTGATCGCGGCCGCCATCGCCGCTGCACTGGTGGCCCTGCTGTCGGTGTTTTTCCAGAAGACCTCCACCGGCCGCGCCCTGCGCGCCGTGGCCGACGACCACCAGGCGGCCCAATCCATCGGCATCCCGCTCAACCGCATCTGGGTGATCGTGTGGTGCGTGGCGGGCGTCGTGGCCCTGGTGGCCGGGATGATCTGGGGCAGCAAGCTGGGCGTGCAGTTCTCGCTGACCACCGTGGCGCTGCGTGCGCTGCCCGTGGTGATCCTGGGCGGCCTTACCTCGGTGCCCGGCGCCATCATCGGCGGGCTGATCATCGGTGTGGGCGAGAAACTCTCCGAGGTGTACCTGGGACCCTTCGTCGGCGGCGGCATCGAGATCTGGTTTGCGTATGTGCTGGCGCTGGTGTTCTTGCTGTTCCGCCCTCAGGGGTTGTTCGGCGAGAAGATCATCGATCGCGTGTAA
- a CDS encoding AAA family ATPase has product MYAPFFGLQHPPFSIAPDPRYLFMSERHREALAHLLYGLDAGGGFVLLTGEVGAGKTTVCRCFLEQIPSHCNVAYIFNPKLTVGELLRSICDEFGVPHQPSGAGVETVKDYIDPLNASLLAAHGAGRNTVLIIDEAQNLSADVLEQLRLLTNLETSERKLLQIILIGQPELRTMVASPALEQLAQRVIARFHLDALSAQETQQYIAHRLAVAGLHGPLPFSRSALRRVPALSRGIPRRINLLCDRALLGAYAAGVREVSARIVQRAAAEVFDAPASAAAARSARGQWPRWAVAGLGVAAGAALVAGGWALGTWPQWSRQGVVSSAAPAGATASKTSASAPFSAPPSSAASTAAVTTPTAPAAGASAPRGGAPVAMSDLQQFVAALPASDNAAWQTLASAWGASVADSADACAALPRYGLRCYRNRRAGLNLVRQIDRPVLLTLFPSEEGDVAVSAVLRRLEGDMATLEGAGRTVRVPVAELAQVWRGDMATLWRTPPDMPDKGDLAETPAGAAWLDQQLATAAAGGSRAGAPAVGRAITPAQRQTRIQRFQLAQGVTPDGRAGPLTLMLLNRVNGVSEPRLRTGG; this is encoded by the coding sequence ATGTACGCCCCGTTCTTCGGCCTTCAGCACCCGCCGTTCTCCATCGCCCCCGACCCCCGCTACCTGTTCATGAGCGAGCGGCACCGCGAGGCGCTGGCGCACCTGCTGTATGGCCTGGATGCGGGCGGCGGTTTTGTGCTGCTGACGGGCGAGGTGGGTGCGGGCAAGACCACGGTGTGCCGCTGTTTTCTGGAGCAGATCCCGTCGCACTGCAACGTGGCCTACATCTTCAACCCCAAGCTCACGGTGGGCGAGCTGCTGCGCTCTATTTGCGACGAGTTTGGCGTGCCGCACCAGCCCTCGGGGGCCGGGGTGGAAACGGTCAAGGATTACATCGACCCGCTCAATGCCTCGCTGCTCGCGGCGCATGGCGCCGGGCGCAACACGGTGCTGATCATTGACGAGGCGCAGAACCTGTCGGCCGACGTGCTGGAGCAGTTGCGCCTCTTGACCAACCTGGAAACCAGCGAGCGCAAGCTGCTGCAGATCATCCTCATCGGCCAGCCCGAGCTGCGCACCATGGTTGCCAGCCCCGCGCTGGAGCAACTGGCCCAGCGCGTGATTGCGCGCTTTCACCTCGATGCGCTGAGCGCGCAGGAAACCCAGCAGTACATCGCCCACCGCCTGGCTGTGGCGGGGCTACATGGGCCGTTGCCCTTCAGCCGCAGCGCCCTGCGGCGGGTGCCTGCGCTGTCGCGCGGCATTCCCCGGCGCATCAACCTGCTGTGCGACCGGGCGCTGCTGGGCGCCTATGCCGCCGGGGTGCGCGAGGTCAGCGCCCGCATCGTCCAGCGTGCGGCGGCTGAGGTGTTTGATGCACCCGCGTCGGCCGCTGCAGCGCGCAGCGCCCGGGGCCAGTGGCCCCGCTGGGCGGTGGCGGGCCTGGGCGTGGCGGCGGGTGCCGCCCTGGTGGCGGGCGGCTGGGCACTGGGGACCTGGCCGCAATGGTCTCGGCAGGGCGTCGTGTCATCCGCCGCGCCTGCGGGCGCCACGGCCAGCAAAACATCTGCCAGCGCGCCATTCAGCGCCCCACCCAGCAGTGCTGCCAGCACGGCAGCGGTTACAACACCCACCGCCCCTGCGGCAGGGGCTTCGGCCCCGCGCGGTGGGGCGCCGGTGGCCATGTCGGACCTGCAGCAGTTTGTGGCCGCACTGCCCGCCAGCGACAACGCGGCCTGGCAGACGCTGGCCTCGGCCTGGGGTGCCAGCGTGGCCGACAGTGCCGATGCCTGCGCCGCATTGCCGCGCTACGGCCTGCGTTGCTACCGCAACCGCCGTGCGGGCCTGAACCTGGTGCGGCAGATCGACCGCCCGGTGCTGCTCACGCTGTTCCCGTCCGAAGAGGGCGATGTGGCGGTGTCAGCCGTACTGCGCCGTCTGGAAGGCGACATGGCCACGCTCGAAGGCGCGGGCCGTACGGTGCGCGTGCCGGTGGCCGAGCTGGCGCAGGTGTGGCGTGGCGACATGGCCACGCTGTGGCGCACGCCGCCCGACATGCCCGACAAGGGCGACCTGGCAGAGACCCCCGCCGGTGCCGCCTGGCTGGACCAGCAGCTGGCGACGGCTGCGGCCGGTGGCTCGCGCGCTGGCGCACCGGCAGTCGGCCGTGCGATTACGCCGGCCCAGCGCCAGACACGCATCCAGCGCTTCCAGCTGGCCCAGGGGGTGACCCCGGACGGCCGGGCGGGGCCCTTGACCCTCATGCTGCTCAACCGTGTCAACGGCGTGAGCGAACCGCGCTTGCGCACCGGAGGCTGA
- a CDS encoding ABC transporter ATP-binding protein → MTTKKIGDVILDVKNISLRFGGVKALTDISFNVKEHEIRAIIGPNGAGKSSMLNCINGVYTPSEGSITFRGKTFDHMNSRQVAEMGVARTFQNLALFKGMSVIDNIMTGRNLKIKSNLLMQALRIGPAEREEIRHREYVEHIIDFLEIQAYRKTPVGQLPYGLQKRVDLGRALAMEPQVLLLDEPMAGMNVEEKQDMCRFILDVNDEFGTTIVLIEHDMGVVMDISDRVVVLDYGKKIGDGSPDEVRSNEDVISAYLGTSH, encoded by the coding sequence ATGACCACCAAGAAGATCGGCGACGTCATCCTCGACGTCAAGAACATCAGCCTGCGGTTCGGCGGCGTGAAGGCGCTCACCGACATCTCGTTCAACGTGAAAGAGCACGAAATCCGCGCCATCATCGGCCCCAACGGTGCGGGCAAAAGCTCCATGCTCAACTGCATCAACGGCGTGTACACGCCGTCCGAAGGCTCCATCACCTTCCGGGGCAAGACGTTTGACCACATGAACTCGCGCCAGGTGGCCGAGATGGGTGTGGCCCGCACGTTCCAGAACCTGGCGCTGTTCAAGGGCATGAGCGTGATCGACAACATCATGACCGGCCGCAACCTCAAGATCAAAAGCAACCTGCTGATGCAGGCGCTGCGCATCGGCCCGGCCGAGCGCGAGGAGATCCGCCACCGCGAATATGTCGAACACATCATCGACTTCCTCGAAATCCAGGCCTACCGCAAGACCCCCGTGGGCCAGCTGCCCTACGGCCTGCAAAAGCGGGTGGACCTGGGCCGCGCCCTGGCCATGGAGCCGCAGGTGCTGCTGCTCGACGAGCCGATGGCCGGCATGAACGTGGAAGAGAAGCAGGACATGTGCCGCTTCATCCTGGACGTGAACGACGAGTTCGGCACGACCATCGTGCTCATCGAGCATGACATGGGCGTGGTGATGGACATCAGCGACCGTGTGGTGGTGCTGGACTACGGCAAGAAGATCGGCGACGGCAGCCCCGACGAAGTGCGCAGCAACGAAGACGTGATCAGTGCCTACCTCGGCACCTCGCACTGA
- a CDS encoding Crp/Fnr family transcriptional regulator produces the protein MDPRTHQDLSLHQRRRSPTPQELEGIPWLPLLLPAERERAVASLLVGDAKPGDYVCRVGRPVTYWFGVVEGLLKMSTDNAQGQTMTYAGLPPGGWFGEGTTIKREPYRYNIQALRKSVVAGLPIDSFHWLLDHSIGFNRFVMNQLNERLGQFIAAREIDRLNNPDVRVARSLASLFNPVLYPGVGEVLRITQQELAYLVGLSRQRVNEALSALEAQGAIRVEYGGLRVLDLAALRSSVTAP, from the coding sequence ATGGACCCACGCACCCACCAGGACTTGTCGCTGCACCAGCGGCGCCGTTCGCCCACACCGCAGGAGCTGGAAGGCATTCCCTGGCTCCCCCTGCTGCTGCCCGCTGAACGGGAGCGTGCGGTGGCCTCGCTGCTGGTGGGTGACGCCAAGCCGGGCGACTATGTGTGCCGTGTGGGACGCCCGGTGACCTATTGGTTTGGGGTGGTGGAGGGTCTGCTCAAGATGAGCACCGACAACGCCCAGGGGCAGACCATGACCTATGCGGGCCTGCCGCCTGGCGGCTGGTTTGGCGAGGGCACGACCATCAAGCGCGAACCCTATCGCTACAACATCCAGGCCCTGCGCAAGAGCGTGGTGGCGGGGCTGCCCATCGACAGCTTTCACTGGCTGCTGGACCACTCCATCGGCTTCAACCGCTTCGTGATGAACCAGCTCAACGAGCGCCTGGGTCAGTTCATCGCAGCGCGCGAAATCGACCGCCTGAACAACCCCGATGTGCGGGTGGCGCGCAGCCTGGCATCGCTGTTCAACCCGGTGCTGTACCCGGGCGTGGGCGAGGTGCTGCGCATCACGCAACAAGAGCTGGCCTATCTGGTGGGGCTGTCACGCCAGCGGGTGAACGAGGCGCTGTCTGCGCTGGAGGCGCAAGGCGCCATTCGTGTGGAGTACGGCGGCCTGCGCGTGCTGGACTTGGCTGCGCTGCGGTCCAGCGTGACCGCCCCCTGA